Sequence from the Flavobacterium sp. J372 genome:
AATGGACTACCTTGACATTAACGACTGCCAGATTGAGCGCCCGTTCGAGATTCTTGGCATTGAAATTATGCAGGACAACACCGGAAACGTGCCTAAGAGCAAAATTCATTTTATGGAAACTGCTTAAACAGTTCATAAACTCAAACCATCTTACACAAAAAACAGAATCCCATCTTTAAAAGATGGGATTTTTTTATAACAACCTGTTTGACAGGGTTTCAATTTCAATCTTTTCCTGATTTCCTGTCTCCAAATTTTTGAGAGTATAAACATTAGCAGCCATTTCTTCACCGCCTGCTATAACCGCATACGTAATTCCGCGTTTATCTGCATGCTGAAACTGTTTACCCATCTTCGCGGCATCAGGATAAAGTTCGGCTTTAATCCCTGCCTCACGAAGAGATTTAATAGCCCTAAGTGCATACAGAGCTTCTGCATTGCCTAGGTTAAGGAAAAGTACTTTAGTACTTTCTGTAACAGTTTCAGGGAACAGCCCAAGCTCATCAACCACGAGGTAAATACGGTCAAGTCCGAAAGATATGCCTACCCCGCTCATATTTTTCAATCCGAAAATGCCAGTAAGGTCATCATACCTGCCGCCACCGCCAATAGAGCCCATGGCAACACCTTCAGGCGCAGTCACTTCAAATATAGCGCCGGTGTAATAGTTGAGCCCTCGTGCAAGGGTAACATCAAGGTCCAGCTTAGATTGGCCAAGGCCGAGCGCGGCAACATTATCACAAATGAAACGCAGCTCTTCAACACCTTTCATACCTTCTTCAGATGATGCCAGCAATTGTGACAGCTTCTCCAGTTTTTCATTGATATCTCCCGTAAAATTGAAGAGGGGCTGTACCTTCTCAATCGCTTCAGCAGCAATACCTTTCTCAAGCATTTCCTTTTTTACGCCTTCCTCACCTATTTTGTCGAGCTTATCAAGCGCAACGGTAAAATCTATCAATTTATCTTTAGCGCCAATAACTTCGGCTATACCGCTAAGCACCTTTCTGTTATTTATTTTAATAGTGGCACCAACAAAACCTAGTTCAGTAAAAACAGCATCATACAACTGCACAAGTTCAACCTCCTGCCATAGCGAGTTAGACCCTACAACATCGGCATCACACTGGTAAAACTCGCGGAAACGGCCTTTCTGTGGGCGGTCAGCCCTCCAAACCGGCTGTATCTGGTAACGCTTAAACGGGAATTCTATATCATTCTGATATTGCACAACATAACGAGCAAAGGGCACCGTTAAGTCATAGCGCAGGGCTTTTTCAGAAATCTGAGATGTAAGTTTCAGGCTGTTTCTTTCTGATAAATACTCTTCATTTGCTTTGGCCAGGTAATCACCACTATTTAAAATCTTAAAAATCAGCCTGTCGCCTTCCTCGCCATATTTGCCCATCAGGGTTTCGCTGTTTTCAAAAGAAGGTGTTTCAATCGGCATAAACCCAAACAACTCAAAATGCTTTTTTATAATGCCGGTAATGTATTGTCTTTTAGCTACTTCGGTAGGTGAAAAATCCCTCGTCCCTTTTGGTATCCCCGGTTTTTGTGCCATGTTTTAAAATTTTACACAAATATAGCGCATACCCGACCGAAAAGCAAAGGCCTGAACAGTCGTCGGCATTTTATATCTTTACAATAAATCTACCTGAAATGACTTTAAACATCGAAACCCCTGCCCTGCTTTTTTCGGCAACATCACTTATACTCCTGGCTTATACCAACCGCTTTCTCACCGTTGCAACCATCGTCAGGAGCCTGAAAACCAGCTATAAACAAAACAAAAACAAGAACATTTTGGTTGAGATCAAGAACCTGAGCCTGCGCCTCACACTCATCCGGCACATGCAGATGTACGGTGTGCTAAGCCTTTTCTTTTCAGTATTTTCAATGACATTACTTTTCAGCGGGATACAGCTTGCAGGGACTTATCTGTTCGGGCTCAGCCTTTTACTACTATTGATTTCACTCGGAGTCTCATTTTGGGAAATCAGCATTTCGGTGAAAGCGCTCCGGGTTCATCTCAGCGATCTTGAGGAAGACGTTTCAGCAGAGTAATTTGCCTGCACCCTTCGGTCAACAGCAGTGCAACCATTAACGTTTCTTTAACAATAGCAGTTTTTGGAAATCAAACTTCAATCGCCATTTCAAAAAACAATGGTATCTTTGCCCGCTTTTTAAATTCAGGAAATGTCACAAAACAACGTATTGAAAGGTGTGGTACTCGTAGGGCTCGGCGCAACCAGCTACGGTATGCTCGCCACCTTCGTAAAACTCGCCTATAAAGAAGGCTTCACCACTGCCGAAGTCACATCATCACAATTTATCCTGGGCATCCTCGGGATACTCATAATAAACGCCATAACCCGCGGACGCAAAAAGGCGCCGTACTCAAAGCCACCCCAAAAAACATCGCGGGGCTTATGACGGCCGGAACATCAATGGGTATGACCAGCGTGTTCTATTATCTCGCGGTACACTACGGCGTGCCCGTGTCAATCTGCATCGTGCTTTTGATGCAAACCGTGTGGATGGGCGTACTCCTTGAGGCCATCCTTAACAAAACTATGCCTTCCGGTAGAAAAATCTTTGCTGTGATCATTGTTTTGGTCGGGACAGCGCTTGCCGCAAAAGTCTTCGCAAACGAGGCGCCCCTCAACATCATCGGTGTAGGCTGTGGGCTCCTCGCTGCGGCATCGTTCACCACAACCATGTTCACGGCCAACCGGGTAGCGCCACACCTGTCGTCGGCACAGCGAAGCCTGTATATGCTTTTGGGCGGCGCGGTAATCGTGGCTATTTTCGTAGCGGTAACCTGGACGGGTACCTATAATGCAGAAATCTTCCTGAAATGGGGAATCGTACTGTCACTTTTCGGAACCATCATACCGCCAATGCTGCTGAATGCCGGCTTTCCGCACACAGGCATCGGGCTGGGAAGCATCGTCTCATCGCTTGAGCTTCCGGTATCGGTTATGATGGCGCTGGTATTGCTCCACGAACCTGTAAACGCCCTGCAATGGTTGGGCATCGCGCTTATAATTGCGGCTATTGTAGTGATGAACGTCAAGACAAAAGGCGGCGGCGCGGCGCATTAATTCCGTATATTAGCTGTAAAATCAACCCATGCAGCTACCGTGGCACCTTTACCTCATGGCATCGCTATACATCCTGGCGGGGCTCAACCATTTCCGTGTGCCGCGCATTTACACCCGGATGATTCCGCATTACCTCCCTGCACCAAAAGCCCTCAACATAATCAGTGGCCTGGCCGAAATCGTACTGGGAATACTCCTCTGCATTCCCGAAACCTCGGCTTATGCAGCATGGGGAATCATAGCATTGCTCATCGCCATCTTCCCGGCAAACGTGTATATGCTCCAAGATAAAAAAGCCGGCATGGGCGTCCCGAAATGGATACTCCTCCTCCGCCTTCCGCTGCAACTCGTCCTCATCTGGTGGGCGTGGCTTTATACTTGATTTATGATTGGATTTATGATTTTAGATTGAGCATCACTCAAGTTTTAAAAATCCGTGGTCATCCGCCTAATCCGCGTCATCCCCGCCTGTACCATTCGGGCAGGCGCGTTCCATAAAACCTTCATACAGCAATTTTCACATACCTATTGCCAAAAAACATTTTTTTTAGTAATATTGGTTCATTAATCTTAAACATCAAAAACAATTACCTGATTTAATTTTTTCACCAGATGAAAAAAAGCCGTATAGAATTAGACCGGGAAACCATTGGGAGGATAGTGACCCTGGCGCAGGAAGAGCGAAAACCTTTTGAAGAGATAAAAAAGGCGTATGCCCTCGGGGAAAAGGAAGTGACGGACATCATGAAGAAGGAACTATCTGCCGATAATTTTGAGCTGTGGAAGAAAAAGGTGGCCGGCAAAAAACCCAAACCGAAACCTATTGTACAGGATGACTTTGACGAGCTGGACAGTAAATATTACTTCAGGCATAAATTTGACTAATCCCCCGCCGCGGGGATTTTTTATTGCGCTTGAGTGAAGCTGTCACACTGAGAGCAGTTGAAGTGCCGGCATGAGTGAAGCAATTCCCCTCTTTCAGAGGGGTGCCCATAGGGTGGGGTGTCAAATGAAGCGGCTAAAAACACCCCGGCTTTCAGCCACCCCTCTGAAAGAGGGGAATACTGTGCCCAATAAAAATAATCGATGAACTGCACGTTTTTGAACGGGTTTTGTAACAATGCTCCTAAAAAGCCGCCGTACCTTTGCAGAAAGTTTTTACATCATGTCAAGTTTTGCTTTACGGGCTCTTTGACATATTGAAAATTTTTAACCACATAGGCACATTAGCTAACTCATCTGCCGAGTGAAGCTAGTTCCCTGTCATTGACTATGTCGAACCACTGCGTTAGGTTTGCGAGGAGGCACGACGTGGCAATCTCGGGTTAGGGGGCTTCTATCTGCTTCGTGCCTCAGCAGGATACCGGCTCTATCGGGGCTATTGTTCTACTTTCGATTTTTCAATCAATATATGTAGATATTTAACATAATTATTATATTTTTGAAAAAAATCACCTTACATGAAATGGATTGAAAATTCAATTGATAAGTTAGTAATCAAATCAAATGGCGAAATTAAATCTCGTATCCATGAACTATGCTTTGATTTAGAAATTTCCGATTCGAAAGCAAAAGGTCATTGTTACTGTGTAAAATTAGACGGGCAAGGAAATCCTCGGACTAACGACCTGATTGAATTTGTTACAAATAAAATAGTTGACTACGCCTTACCTAAACAGGAAATTGATCAAGCACGAGAACTTTTCATTAATACAGGTTCAACCTCAAAAATTATTGAGTTGAAAAAGAAAGCCGTTGAATTATTTACTGACTTAGAGAAAACTGGTGAAGGTGGTGAAATATTATTATATGCACTAACACAAGAGTTTTTAGGCTATCCACAGATTATAAGTAAAATGTCTTTGAAAACATCTGGTAAATTACATTATCAGGGCGCTGATGGAATCCATGTCGGATATGATAAACATAATGATAGTTTATCACTTTACTGGGGGAATCAAAAATGTACAAGGATTTGAAAGATGGCCTTTCAGCTTGTCTAAAAAGTATAAATGGTTTTTTAATAGATTCCTATGGCCATAGTTCGACCCAAGAAAGAGATTTACAGTTAATCACATCAAATATTAAAAATAATATTAATGATGATGATTTGGAAAGGATGTTGGTTCGATATTTTGACAAAGATGACGATTTATCAAATAAATTAATCTATAAAGGAATTTGCTTTATCGGCTTTGATAGTGAAAATTATCCTCTTGGTCCAAAGCAAAAAACGCTAGAAGATTTAATTTCTGCATTTAATACTGAACATACTGATTGGCTCGCCGAAGTTAGTAAAACAATTAAAAAGCATACTAGTCTGGATCTTTTTGAAATACATTTCTTCTTAATACCTTTTCCCTCTGTTGAAAAATTTAGAGAACATTTTCTCGCGACTTTAAAAAAATGATAGAAGATAAAATTTACAGCCTCCAGAGTTTTCAGAGACAGTTTGAAGCTCTCGTAACTTTGTCTGTTTGTGATACTATTCAAAATCTTACTTGGCATATAGAAAAGAATGAACTTTTAAGTAAAATAGATTGGAATAACATGCTTTCTATTGCTAGTATCCTCAGCTACTCGAAAAAAAGTGAACATCTTGATGCAGCGTTGAGAATTGCACAGACATGTCTTACTCAGAAAACTAACGAAATTCAAAAAACGGCATCAGTCGTTATATTAGAGAATTTAACTAATAAACAGGCCTTAGGAACTAGCAGTTAGCAGGAATTTGATTAATGCAGATTATACTAAAAATCTACCTTTAAGTCTCAAGTTACAATCTACTAAAAATAGAATTGAAAATTCTGTATATATCAATGCTAAAGTACACCCATTAAATAGGTTTCAAAAAGAAGTATATCTTGCTTCTGAAAATAATGATACATTAAGCATTTCTGCTCCTACATCGGCTGGTAAATCTTTCATTCTATCATATATTCTATTAGAGCAATTATTAAATCATAAAGGTTCGACAATAGTCTATATAGTCCCCACCCGAGCACTTATAAGTCAGGTTGAATATGATTTGCGAAAATTATTAAAAGAAGAAAATCTTCCGAATGTAAATATCTCTACCGTACCACAGCACGAAGAAGGTTTCAACCAATCTAATATATTCGTTTTTACCCAAGAAAGGCTTCACTGGTTCCTTACAGAAAATCCTCTACGGATTGACTTGTTACTAGTCGATGAAGCGCAAAAAATTGATGATAGTAACCGCGGTATTCTCCTTCAGCAAAAAATTGAAGAGGTAGTTAAGCTTAACTCAAGTGTTAGAGTTTTCTTTTCTAGCCCTTTTACATCAAACCCGGAACTATTATTTGAAAATGTTAAAAATGACTCCTCTAAAGATGTTATTAATACTCAATTTGTCGCTGTAAATCAAAATCTAATTTACACAAGTCAAATACCCAGAAAACCTCAAAAGTGGAATCTCACTCTAGCTTTACTCGGACGAACAATTCAATTAGGCACTTTGGATTTAAAACATCGGCCTTCTTCTGAAGCTAAAAAAATAGCTCTGATTGCTGAATCTCATAACAGCAAAATGAACTTAATCTATTCAAATGGCGCGGCAGATGCAGAAAAGTATTCGTTGGTGCTATTTGATCTTTTACCAAAAATCGAAATTAGTCAACGGGTTAAAGACTTAATTAATTTGGTTAGAAAAACTGTACATCCCGATTATGCATTGGTAAAAGTTTTATCTAAAGGTATTGCTTTTCATTACGGTAATATGCCATTGTTAATACGACAAGAAATAGAAGCATTATTTAAAGAGGGTGATTTGAATTACCTAATTTGTACTTCTACATTGCTTGAAGGAGTCAACCTTCCTGCAAAGTCGATTTTCATAAGGAAACCAAAAAGAGGAAAAAATACTGATTTAAACGAGAACGACTTTTGGAATCTTGCAGGGAGAGCAGGTAGATGGGGTAAAGAGTTTAGTGGCAATATCATTTGTATTGAACCTACAAGCTGGAAGATAAAACCTAACCCAAATAAATCAAAACAAAAAATCAGTAGAGCAATTGACCTAATTGAGACAGACAAAGCCGATGAATTAGTGCAGTTTATCATTGATGGTAGTCCAAGAGAAATGGCAGAAACTCGACAAGATTTGGAATTTGCCTTTGGCTATTACTATAATAAATTTATAAATAATGAACTTGATTCAAATAATGACTTTCATAAAAAACTGGATAAGCTATTTAAAGTATTAAAAAATGAAATAACTATTCCAAATTATATACTTGTCAAAAATCCTGGAATATCACCGATAGCTCAACAACAGCTATTAAATTACTTTATAAAAAGGAAAGTTCAAATTGAGAATATGATTCCTGTTTATCCAGAAGATAGCAATAATTTAGATGAATATACAAAATTAGTAGAAAGAATTGGTGAAACGATATCCTTCTATCACCCTCAGCTTAGCAAATCCCGTGCAATCCTATTAATAAATTGGATGTCAGGTAAACCTTTATCTTATTTAATTAGGAAAAGCTTTGAATCCTATCAAAGAAATGAAAAATATAAAAATATAAAAAAAATTACCTGTAGTAATTCGTGAAACTATGGAGGATGTTGAAAACTTTGTGCGATTTAAGTTCGCCAAAGATTCAACCTGTTATATTGATATTCTAAGATTTTTTCTACAGTCTGAAGGAAAGTTTGATTTAGTGGAACAAATTCCACAACTAAATTTATGGCTTGAATTTGGTGTTTCACAAAAAACACAAGTATCACTCTTATCTTTAGGCTTAACAAGAAACACTGTTATTGAGTTGTCTGAATTCATAACAAATCCTGACATGACTAAGGATGAGGCTTTACAATGGATAAAAGAGAGCGATCTGAATAAACTAGGGCTATCATCAATTATCCTTAACGACATTTTTAAAATACTAATAACAACGTAACACAAAAAAAGCTCCCAGTTTCCGGAGAGCTTTTCTAATTATATAACTAAGGGGCTGCTTATGCAAGAGCCGCTACGTGCCTTGTAAGTTTTGACTTAAGGTTAGAAGCCTTGTTAGCGTGGATGATGTTTTTCTTCGCTAGCTTGTCGATCATAGAGATAACAGCAGAAAGTTTTTCAGTAGCTTCACCTTTCTCAGTAGCCATACGTATAGCCTTGATAGCATTACGTGTAGTCTTGTGCTGATACCTGTTCAATACCCTCTTCTTCTCGCTTGTCCTAATCCTTTTTAAAGCTGACTTATGATTTGCCATTTTCTTTTACTTAATCTTTTAATTTCTTTGTTGTAGTCCGTAGGGGAATCGAACCCCTGTTGCCAGAATGAAAATCTGAAGTCCTAACCCCTAGACGAACGGACCCGATTTCTTTTTTGAGTTCCCCCAGTTACCTGAAGTTTTGTTTTGTAGCCCGTAGGGGAATCGAACCCCTCTTGCCAGAATGAAAATCTGAAGTCCTAACCGATAGACGAACGGGCCATTTTGTTTCTCTAATGCGGATGCAAAAATACAACTATTTTTTATTCGCGCAATAGTTGAAACAAAAATTTTCAAATATTTTTAATACGCCTTTGCAAACAGCACGCGGCCTTTGCTCGGTGCGCCGGTAAGCACACAGTTTCCGGCCTCCTCTGCCCTGTCAAGCGCTATACAGCGGATGGTAGCCTTGGTAAGGCCCTTGATCTTTTCTTCGGTCTCAGTGGTGCCATCCCAATGTGCTGACACAAAGCCGGTTTTGTTCTCAAGCACATCCTTAAACTCATCCCAGCTGTTTACCTCGGTAATATGGCTGTCACGGAAGTTAAGCGCCTTCGTAAACATATTCTCCTGTATCTCCTCAAGCAATGCCTGCACATACTTCACTATTTCGCCCTTAAGCACCGTTTCTTTGGTAAGGGTATCGCGGCGGGCCACTTCAAAGGTACCGTTGGCAAGATCATTCGGCCCGATGGCAATACGCACCGGTACGCCCTTAAGCTCATATTCGTTGAATTTCCAGCCCGGTTTGTGGGTGGTACGGTCGTCATACTTCACAGAGATGCGGAGCTTACGCAGCTGCGTTACCAGCGTGTGCACCTCGGCGCTTATCTCGGCCAGCTGGTCATCACCCTTGTGTATCGGCACGATAACCACCTGTATCGGCGCCAGGTTCGGCGGAAG
This genomic interval carries:
- a CDS encoding DoxX family protein; translated protein: MQLPWHLYLMASLYILAGLNHFRVPRIYTRMIPHYLPAPKALNIISGLAEIVLGILLCIPETSAYAAWGIIALLIAIFPANVYMLQDKKAGMGVPKWILLLRLPLQLVLIWWAWLYT
- a CDS encoding DEAD/DEAH box helicase, giving the protein MINADYTKNLPLSLKLQSTKNRIENSVYINAKVHPLNRFQKEVYLASENNDTLSISAPTSAGKSFILSYILLEQLLNHKGSTIVYIVPTRALISQVEYDLRKLLKEENLPNVNISTVPQHEEGFNQSNIFVFTQERLHWFLTENPLRIDLLLVDEAQKIDDSNRGILLQQKIEEVVKLNSSVRVFFSSPFTSNPELLFENVKNDSSKDVINTQFVAVNQNLIYTSQIPRKPQKWNLTLALLGRTIQLGTLDLKHRPSSEAKKIALIAESHNSKMNLIYSNGAADAEKYSLVLFDLLPKIEISQRVKDLINLVRKTVHPDYALVKVLSKGIAFHYGNMPLLIRQEIEALFKEGDLNYLICTSTLLEGVNLPAKSIFIRKPKRGKNTDLNENDFWNLAGRAGRWGKEFSGNIICIEPTSWKIKPNPNKSKQKISRAIDLIETDKADELVQFIIDGSPREMAETRQDLEFAFGYYYNKFINNELDSNNDFHKKLDKLFKVLKNEITIPNYILVKNPGISPIAQQQLLNYFIKRKVQIENMIPVYPEDSNNLDEYTKLVERIGETISFYHPQLSKSRAILLINWMSGKPLSYLIRKSFESYQRNEKYKNIKKITCSNS
- the rpsT gene encoding 30S ribosomal protein S20; translation: MANHKSALKRIRTSEKKRVLNRYQHKTTRNAIKAIRMATEKGEATEKLSAVISMIDKLAKKNIIHANKASNLKSKLTRHVAALA
- a CDS encoding TIGR03643 family protein, producing MKKSRIELDRETIGRIVTLAQEERKPFEEIKKAYALGEKEVTDIMKKELSADNFELWKKKVAGKKPKPKPIVQDDFDELDSKYYFRHKFD
- the hisS gene encoding histidine--tRNA ligase → MAQKPGIPKGTRDFSPTEVAKRQYITGIIKKHFELFGFMPIETPSFENSETLMGKYGEEGDRLIFKILNSGDYLAKANEEYLSERNSLKLTSQISEKALRYDLTVPFARYVVQYQNDIEFPFKRYQIQPVWRADRPQKGRFREFYQCDADVVGSNSLWQEVELVQLYDAVFTELGFVGATIKINNRKVLSGIAEVIGAKDKLIDFTVALDKLDKIGEEGVKKEMLEKGIAAEAIEKVQPLFNFTGDINEKLEKLSQLLASSEEGMKGVEELRFICDNVAALGLGQSKLDLDVTLARGLNYYTGAIFEVTAPEGVAMGSIGGGGRYDDLTGIFGLKNMSGVGISFGLDRIYLVVDELGLFPETVTESTKVLFLNLGNAEALYALRAIKSLREAGIKAELYPDAAKMGKQFQHADKRGITYAVIAGGEEMAANVYTLKNLETGNQEKIEIETLSNRLL
- a CDS encoding DUF2721 domain-containing protein; this translates as MTLNIETPALLFSATSLILLAYTNRFLTVATIVRSLKTSYKQNKNKNILVEIKNLSLRLTLIRHMQMYGVLSLFFSVFSMTLLFSGIQLAGTYLFGLSLLLLLISLGVSFWEISISVKALRVHLSDLEEDVSAE